The Montipora capricornis isolate CH-2021 chromosome 1, ASM3666992v2, whole genome shotgun sequence genome contains a region encoding:
- the LOC138047108 gene encoding cytochrome P450 3A8-like, giving the protein MAELLHEITSLETVASLVHYTTILALVLLVVLLLHWCGTLGFTDLKKFNVPGPKPLPFLGNFLEARKYGGLHLMHLDYFKKYGKVYTLCLGARPSLVVGDPELLKQIMIKDFPYFRNRFQFEPPPNTSFAKNVGALRDKKWKRIRNTLTPTFTAGKIKLMVPLIQKSCDTLVKKLEEICDTDQSVDMLDWFSKLTLEVILSTAFGVDAKIQLGENGDIVTETKKFFRTPQILRNITRLPFGYLVIKFLQALKGIDASYMEKVAQEVVKGRRQHGHTGRKDMLQLIMTAHEETTEEGIIKLTDDEIVAQSFVFLIAGYETSSNTLSFILYHLAVNPDLQDKLRAEIKEAIESDSGNKTLYDVCRELEYLDCVIKEALRLNPPAAFANRECAEDYDNNGIHIPAGTEIIIPIYALHHDPDAWEEPETFNPERFRGPANDTRHAFQHLPFGAGPRNCIGMRFALLEIKIALVKILMKFKFVRSPETQVPLIIHSGITLSAKDGVNVRVESLL; this is encoded by the exons ATGGCAGAACTGCTGCACGAAATAACGTCTCTCGAAACGGTGGCATCCCTCGTTCATTATACAACGATCTTGGCGCTTGTCTTACTTGTCGTCTTGTTACTTCACTGGTGCGGAACGCTTGGCTTCACGGACCTGAAGAAATTTAATGTTCCCGGGCCAAAGCCTCTTCCTTTTCTTGGGAACTTTCTGGAGGCACGAAAATACGGTGGCCTGCACTTAATGCATCTAGACTACTTCAAAAAGTATGGCAAAGTCTATACCCTCTGTCTGGGTGCGAGACCTTCGTTGGTCGTGGGTGACCCCGAGCTGTTAAAGCAGATCATGATCAAGGATTTTCCATACTTTCGCAATAGATTCCAATTCGAACCACCACCTAATACGTCATTCGCTAAAAATGTAGGTGCCTTGCGGGACAAGAAATGGAAGCGCATCCGCAACACGTTGACTCCGACGTTCACCGCGGGGAAGATTAAGTTGATGGTGCCGCTAATCCAGAAATCATGTGACACTCTTGTAAAGAAACTTGAAGAGATTTGCGATACTG ATCAAAGTGTTGACATGCTCGATTGGTTCAGTAAGCTGACTCTCGAGGTGATTTTATCCACTGCTTTCGGCGTGGATGCCAAAATTCAGCTGGGTGAAAATGGTGACATAGTAACGGAAACCAAAAAGTTTTTCCGAACTCCTCAAATCCTTCGTAACATCACTCGTCTACCATTTGGTTACTTAGTCATAAAGTTCTTGCAAGCACTGAAAGGAATAGATGCAAGCTACATGGAAAAAGTGGCACAAGAGGTCGTCAAAGGCCGCCGTCAGCATGGTCACACGGGGCGAAAAGATATGCTGCAGCTGATTATGACAGCTCACGAGGAGACCACGGAAGAAGGGATCATCAAACTGACCGATGATGAAATTGTCGCGCAATCATTCGTATTCCTGATTGCTGGATACGAGACGTCAAGCAACACGTTGAGTTTTATACTCTACCACTTAGCTGTGAATCCAGATCTTCAAGACAAACTAAGGGCAGAAATTAAAGAAGCCATAGAAAGCGATTCAGGAAATAAGACTTTGTACGACGTTTGTCGTGAGCTTGAGTACCTCGACTGCGTCATTAAAGAAGCTCTACGCTTAAACCCACCAGCCGCATTTGCCAACCGCGAGTGTGCAGAAGATTACGACAATAATGGCATTCACATTCCTGCTGGAACAGAGATTATCATTCCCATATATGCTCTGCATCATGATCCGGATGCTTGGGAGGAACCGGAGACgtttaaccccgagagattccGAGGTCCCGCAAACGATACGCGACACGCATTCCAACACCTTCCCTTCGGAGCCGGACCTAGAAACTGCATTGGAATGAGATTTGCTCTTCTGGAGATTAAGATAGCACTGGTGAAAATCCTGATGAAGTTCAAGTTTGTGCGATCACCCGAGACACAAGTTCCTTTGATCATACACTCCGGGATTACTTTAAGTGCAAAAGACGGAGTGAATGTTAGAGTAGAGTCTCTTCTCTAA